In Verrucomicrobiia bacterium, the genomic window CGCTGCAGGAAGTCACCGTCGAGACCGTGCTGCCGTGCAGCACCTGGCTGGCCACGGAAAAAAACACGGCCGCGGCGCAGGACGTGATCTGGGAATCCGAGCCCAAAGACATGCTGGCCTACGTCATGACCTTCTGGGTCGAAAACCGGCTGGATTCCGTCTTCGCGATGAGCCGCGTGTCCGAATTGGCCGCGCGCGTCATGCACCTGGAAGGAAGCATCCAGGAGCTGACGTTGCAGGGAAAACATCTCAAACACCAGTATTTCAAGACGCGGCATGCCATGATCGACCGCAGCATGCGCGAAGTGTTCGCCTCGCAGCTCCTTCTTTCGGAAGTCAACCAGATGCTCGCGGCCGAGGAAGAAAGCGGCGGCGGGCCCTTACCCTGAGCGCAGCGATGGATGATTCAAAATCCGGGAAAAAATTGAACGGCTGGGTGGCGGGCGTTGAAGGCCCGGTCGTCGAAGTGAAATTCGACGCCGGCCAGGCGCTGCCCGCGATTTTCGAAATCCTCGAAACAGACACCAAAGACGGACGCAGGGTCGTACTCGAAGTCGCCGAGCACAGCAAGGGAAACATTGTCCGCTGCATCGCCATGTCGTCCACCCTCAACCTTCAGCGGTCGGCTCCCGTCCGCCGCGCCGGGCCTTCGATCGAAGTCCCGGTGGGCGCGGAATGTTTCGGGCGGATCATGAATGTTCTCGGCGAGCCGATCGACAAGCGCGGGCGCATCGAGACGTCCGAGACCAAAGCGATCCGGGTCCACCTCGGAGGAAACAGGCTGGACAAAAAAGAGATCAACGTCCAGAAGGCGGAGCTCCTCGAGACCGGCATCAAGATCATCGATCTGCTTTTTCCCATGGTGAAAGGCAGTAAGACGGGGATTCTGGGCGGCGCCGGCCTGGGCAAAAGCGTGCTGATCCTCGAACTCATCCAGCACATCGCCGAGCGCCATCACGGCGCTTTCGTCTTTACCGGCGTGGGAGAGCGCGTTCGCGAGGGCAATGAACTGTATCATGAAATGAAAACGCACAACCTGCTGTCCCGCGGCATGCTGGTATACGGGCAGATGAACGAGCCGCCCGGCGCGCGTTTCGGCGCGGCCTCCACCGGCATCACGCTGGCAGAATCCATCCAGAAACAAAACCGCGACGTGTTGTTTTTCGTCGATAACATCTTCCGTTTCGTGCAGGCGGGCGCGGAGATTTCCACGCTTCTGGGCCGCGCCCCGTCGGAAACCGGATACCAGCCCACGCTGGCTTCCGAAGTGGCCGAATTTCACGAAAGGATCCGGGCCATGGAAGGTGCGGGATCGGTGACCTCGATCGAGGCCGTGTACGTGCCCGCCGACGACTTGACCGACCTGGCGGTGGTCACGATCTTCACCTACCTGGATTCGATCATCGTGCTTTCGCGCGAACGCGTGCAAATGGGCCTTTATCCCTGCATCGATCCGCTTCAGTCCTCGTCCTCCAACATGGCGCCTGAAATCGTGGGCAGCCGTCATTATAAAACCGCGATGGAGGTGCTGAAAACGCTCAGCCGTTACGAAGAATTGCGGCGTATCGTTTCCGTCGTCGGCGTGGATGAACTTTCCAAGGCCGACCGGACGCTTTACGAGCGCGCCCGGAAGATCCAGAATTTTCTCACCCAGCCTTTCATCGTGGCCGAAGTCTTTTCCGGCACAAAAGGCGTGTATGTGACACTTGATCAAACCCTGGCCGGCTGCGAACGGATTTTGTCAGGCCGCCTGGACCGGCAACCCGAAGAGACTTTCTACATGATAGGAGCCTTGACGTGAACCCGCGCGGAAAAAAATTGGGGGAAATCCTGATCGAAAAACGCATCATCAATGAAACGCAGCTCAAGATCGCGCTCGACGAACAGAAGCAGTCCGGAGAGTTCCTCGGCAAATGCCTTATGGCTCACGGCTGGGCCACCGAAGAGCAGGTCATCCAGGCCCTGTCGGAACAATTCGGGATTCCGTATATCCAGATCAGGCCGGGAGATGTCCAGTGGGAGGTCGCGGGGCAGTATCCTTCCGCCGTATTTACCGAGCACCATTGCTTCCCGATCCGCCAGGACACGGTTTCCGTAACGCTCGCGATTTCCGATCCTCTGAATGCCTGGGTCATGAGCGAAATCCAGACGCACGCCCGGGGCCGCGCCGTGAAGCTGGTGCTCGCCGTGCCATCGCAAATCGAGAAAATCATCGACGAATACACCCGGCGGATTGCCGGAGCAAAATGAGATGAGAAACGCCGCGCATGACAGCTTAAAGGGCCAAAGATCATGAAAAGCAGAATGAAGATCGGCCAGCACCTGGTGGAAAAAGGGCTGATCACCGAAGACCAGCTGAAGCAGGCGCTCGACGCCCAGGCGAAGAAAGACCGATTCCTCGGCGAGATTTTCGTGGAAAACGGATGGGTCACCGAAGAGCAGCTCATGGAATCCCTGGCCGAGCAGTTCAAAATGCAGCTGGTCCGTCTTGCGGAAACGGCTGTCGACCCGAAGCTCAAGGAAGTCTTTCCCCTGAAGGTGGCGCTGCATTACAAGGTCATGCCGCTCGAGCTCAAAGGCACGCAGTTGACGATCGCGATTGCCGCGCCGCAGGACATCCTGCTTCTCGACCATGTCAGCCTTGCGCTCCGGCAAAAGTACGTGTTGAACGCCGTCCTTGCTACCGGGCATGAAATCGACAAGGCCATTTCCCGTTTTTATGGTCTCGGCGCGGAAACCGTGGACAGAATTCTGCTCCGGGAAGGACAGCCCCAGGCCCAGGCCTCGGCCGAGCCCGCGGTTCAGGACATTCAGAAAAGCGAAGAAGCGTCCGTCGTGAAGCTGGTGAATCAGTTTCTGCTGGAAGCCTACCAGCGGAGGGCGACGGACATTCATCTCGAGCCGTTCCGGGACAAGATCCGGCTCCGGTACCGCGTGGACGGTGTGCTCGAAACCGCCGATCTTCCCGACACGATGCGCCGTTTTTTTCCCGCGATCATTTCGCGCATCAAGGTGCTTTCCGGGCTCAACCTCGTGGAAAAACGCGCGCCCCAGGACGGCCGCGGCAGCGTCACCGTGGGCAGCCAGAAGCTGGACCTCAGAGTGTCTGTCCTGCCCAGCTCCGCGGGGGAGGGCGTCGTCATCCGCATTCTGCCCAACGCCATGCTCTATAACCTTTCCGAACTCGGCCTCGAGAGGCGTAACCTCGAGATCATGCAAAAAATGCTGGCCAAGCCTTACGGGCTGATGTTCGTCACGGGGCCGACCGGGAGCGGCAAAACCACGACTCTGTACTCGGCGCTCAAGCAGATCAACACCGAAGAGAGGAAAATCATCACGATCGAGGACCCGGTCGAATACGAGCTTCCGGGCATCATGCAGGTTCCCGTGAATCCCCAGGTCGGCATGGGGTTTGCGCAGGGGCTCCGAAGCATGCTGCGCCATGACCCGGACGTCATGATGGTCGGCGAAGTCCGCGACGTCGAGACCGCGGAACTGGCCATCCGCATTGCCTTGACCGGCCACCTGGTGCTCTCCACGCTGCACACCAACGACGCCGCCTCGGGTTTCGCGCGCCTGACGGACATGGGCATTCCGCCTTACCTGCTTGCGTCTTCGGTGAGCTGCCTCGTGGCGCAGCGCCTGATCCGGAAAATCTGTGACAAATGCAGACAGGAAGTCCCCGGCGTTGTCCCGCGCTCTTTCCACGGGGAGGGCTGCAATGCCTGCCACCGGACCGGCTATAACGGACGCATGGCGATTTACGAAGTCCTTCCTGTCACGGCCGAGATCAAAAAACTCGTGCTTCAGAAAGCCTCGGTCGACGAGATCCGCCAGCTTGCCGTCGATCAAGGCATGACGAGTCTTCAGACCGAAGGCTGGGCGAAAGTCAAGGAAGGGCTGACCTCGCCCGAAGAGGTGCTTCGGATCACAAGCAACGAAACCATGGAGATCTGATGCCTCAGTTTCGATTCCTCGCCAAAGTGAACCCGACGCAGACCGTTGAAGATGTCTTGGAAATGGAAAGCAGAGAGGCTGTGCTGCAGTATCTTTCCAAGATGGGATACACGCCGCTGAAGGTCATCCAGATTCAATCTGCGGCGCCCGCCGCGGGCAAGATCAGCGGCCGCGCGGTTTCTTTCCATCATCTCCAGTCCTTTACGCGTCAATTTGCGAGTCTCATCCGGTCGCAGACGCCGGTCTTGAGAGCGCTCCGCGTCCTGGAAGAGCAGGCGGAAAGCCCGCGCCTGAAAGCGATCCTCAACGCCGTGCTCGATAACATGGAGCGCAACGGCGCGACGCTGTCCGAAGCCTTGCGCTGTTTCCCGGAAACCTTTCCGGCCGATTACGTGAACCTCATCAATGCCGGAGAGCTGGGCGGCGCCATAGAAGAGATCCTGGACAAGCTGGCCGAGAAAATGGACCGCGAAGCCGCGCTGCGTTCGAAGCTGCAGAGCGCTGTCGTTTACCCCGCGTTTGTCGGCGTGATGGGCGCCGTCACGGTGGTCGTCCTTCTTGTTTTTGTGATGCCGCGCATCCTCGTCATGCTGAAACGGCTGCACGTCGAATTGCCCTGGCCCACGAGGGCGCTCATAGCGCTGACGCATATTTTGACGCATCCCTTTTTCTGGGCCGGAGCCGCGGCACTTGCCATCCTCGGGATCATCGTCTGGAAGGGCCTGTCCTCGCAGGCCGGCGAGCTCTTCGACAAACTCTTGCTGCGCGTGCCGGTGGCGGGCCGAGTGGCTCTCTATACGGAAATGGTGAGATTCTGCCGTTCACTGGGACTGCTCATGGACCACGGCGTCCTGATCATCCAGGCGCTGGAGGCCAGCATCGCGGTGGTGGGGAATCGCTGGATCCGCAGCCAGCTGGAGACGCTGCCGAAAATGGTCAGGGAAGGGCATCTGCTGACGGAAGGGATGAAAAAACTCCCTCTGGCTTCGCCGTATCTGCTCCAGACCCTGAAGGTCGGGGAAGAGGGCGGGCGGATGCCGGAAGGATTGCTGGAGGCCGCGAATTTTTTGGAAAGGGAGGCGGTAAGCCGCATGCAGGTGCTGGCGTCGCTTCTGGAACCGGTCATGATTCTCGCGGTGGGAGCGGTCGTCGGATTCATCGTCATGGCCACGATGCTTCCGATCTTCGAAATCAGCAGCTCGATCCGGTGATGGAGACAGAAAAGAACCAGGGTAAAGTCGAAGGTAAGCAGAAAGGAATATTATGGAACCGCGAAAAAAAACGGCCGCATTTTTTGAAAGCCAAAGAGGTTTTACGCTCATCGAACTCATGATCGTGATCATCATCATCGGAGCTCTCGCGGCCCTTGCCGTGCCCAGGCTGGCGGGACGGACCGAGGCGGCAAGGCAAACGGCGGCCGAGGCGGACATTAAGGGAAATATTGCGCTCGCCCTCCGGCTGTATGAAGTCGACAACGGCCGGTATCCGAGCACCGAGCAGGGGCTCCATGCGCTGCTGGAAAAGCCCTCCTCTTCTCCGGTGCCGGCGAATTGGAAAGGCCCTTATCTTGAAGAGCTGCCGATGGACCCCTGGGGCAAACCTTACGATTATAAATATCCCAGCACGCATCCCCCGCGGGATTTTGACCTGGCTTCGCTAGGGCCGGACGGGGTCGCGAGCGATGATGACATCGCAAACTGGCGTCAGGCCGAGGCGTCGAAAACGTGATGCCCCGGGCGGGCCGGAAAAAAGGATGGCTGAACTGCCGGGGGATGACGCTCATCGAAGTTCTGGTCAGCCTCGTCATTCTTTCCACGGCCACGGTTTTCGTGCTCGGAGCCCTTGTCAAGGCCGCCGAAGTCCAGAGGGTGCAGGAGTGCCGGAGCAAAGCCCAGTTCTTCGCACTCTCGAAATTCGCGGCCCTCGAAATGCGCGTCTTGCCCCCCCAAAAAATCGATGAAAAGCAAAAAGGCCGCTTCCAGGACGGCAAGGATGCGTTCGAGTGGGACGTCCAGAACTCGGTCGAAGCCGGGGAAACCCAGGACGAAAACGGCGAAGCGCTTCAAACCCCGCTTATTCTGAAAAGGGAATTGCATGTTTCTTGGAACCAGGGAGAAGAAAAAAACAGCATGTCGTTTCAGACGCTGTCATGGTACCGCCCGCCCGCGGAATGATGTCCGCCGCGGCGACGCGGGCTTCACGCTCTTCGAGCTTCTGATCGCCATGTCGCTGATGACCTTGGCCCTCATGGCCGTGGGCAGCGTGCTCATGGGCGGCTCGCGCATCTGGCAGCGCCTCGAATGCGGCGGCTCGCAGGAACAGATGCTGCTCATCGGATTTCAGGAAATGAAGCGCGACTTGCAGTCTTATCATGCTTTTGTGCCGGTGCCGTTTGACGGGCAATATGAGCGTGTCACGTTCCCGGCGCTCGTGCGAGCCGAAACGGAAGAAGAAAGTGAACTCCGGGAGCCCGGCCGTCTGGCCTATTTTTTCGACAAGCGGAAAGGGCTGTTGTGCAAATCTTCCACGCCGTACCGCACCCTGCGGCAGACCCGGCCCGAAGATCAATGCGTCGTCCTGGCGGAGAATGTCGACAAGGTCAGTCTGAAGTATTACCACTATGACGCGGAACAGAAGTCGTTCGGCTGGTCGGGCACCTGGCGCGATCAAGAACCTCCGCTGTCGGTAGCGGTTGAGGTTGTTTACCATGATTCCTGCACGCTCGAAAAAAGAAAAAAAGGCGTCGAGATCGCGATTCCTACGGGACCAATCGGGTAGCGTTCTCATTCTCACCGTATGGGTGACGGCGCTCCTCGGCCTTATGGCCATAGGCTTCGGCGCGGTCTCGCTTTTTTCCATCAACGCCACGGAGACGCTTCGTTACAGCCTCGAATCGTACGGGGCTGCACGCGCCGGGCTTCCGTACGTCCTTTATCAGCTCGAAAACGACAAGTCCCCTAAATATGACGGAAGCGCCGACGGCTGGAGCGATAATGAATCGCTTTTCCGCGACCATCCTCTCCAAGGCGGTGTTTTCAGCGTCTATCATGAAGTCTTGAACGAATATTCCGGACAAACCGAGCGCAAATACGGTATTCTGGATGAAGAAAGCAAGTTAAATGTGAACCGGGCAAAGACCGATATACTTAAAAATTTGCTCGTGCTGGCCGCCGGGCTCAAAGAAGAGGACGCGGCCGTTCTCGCGAACAGGATTACCGACTGGCGCGATGACGACACCGAACCCACTTTGCCGGGAGGCGCCGAGAAATACGACTATCTTTCCATGCGCGGCGCATACGAACCTAAGGACGGAGATTTGCAAAGCATCGAAGAGCTCCTGCTTGTCAAAGGCATGACCCCTGAAATTTTTTCCTCCATCCGCCCCTATGTCACCGTTTACGGCGACGGCACCGTCAACGTCAACACCGCGGGCAGCAAGGTGCTTCTCTCGCTCGGCCTCAGTGAAGCCGCCGTGAACGGCGTGCGTCTTTTCCGCCTCGGGGGAGACGGCGAGGCAGGGACTCAGGACGACGGCATCGTCACGTCCAAGTCCGCGATCTCCGGCGAATTGGGGACCTACATTCCCATGGAAGACATGAACCGCCTCAACGAGTTGCTTCAGGGAGATCTGCTCGGTGTCAGCTCTTCCACCTTTTCCTTCACGAGCGAAGGCCGTCTCGAGCACGAGGCCGCGCCCGTGATTATCGATTGCGTCCTCGAGCGGACGGGGGAAATCGTGTCATGGTCGCAAAGATAAAAGCGCCTGCGGTTCCGGGTTCGCCGCGCTTCGGCGCGTGGTTCCGCCGTCCGTTAAAGACTTCCCGGTCGCCGCTTGTCGTGCTTTCGATGCACGGAACTTCCGTCAAGGTCTTGGCGGCCGCCGGGACCCCGGAAAAGCCGCGGATTGCGCTCGCCAAAATTCCTATGCCAAGCGACGGTTCGGAAGAAGAAGCCGTCACGCAGCTGCGGCAATTTCTTTCCGCTCACGGCATCAAAGAGCCCCGCATCATAATTTCCTGCGCGTCGTCGTTCGTGCGCGCGGCGCAGCTCAAGCTGCCTTCCACCGACATGAAAGAGCTTCGGACCATGGTGGATCTGGAAGTCGAGAAAAGCAGTCCGGAGGCGAAGGACGAGACCTTGAGTTATTTCTCGCTTCTGGCTTCGCGCCCCGACGGTTATTCCCAGGTCTTCGTGGTCACCTGCCATGCGGACATCGCGAGAAAAGGCGTGAGCCTTGTCGAACGGCTCGGGGGCCGGCTGACGCATGTCACGTGCGATCTCGACGGCTTTCTCATCTGGCTCCGGGAAATCAAAAAAGGAAAAAAAGACGCCGACGCGTGGATCATTCTCGTGGACGTGGACAATGACTGCACGACACTCACGGTCCTGCATAAAAAAAAAGTGATCCTCCACCGATGCCTTTCTTTTGGGGCGCAGGATCCCGCTTGCGAGGACAAGCTTTCGCAGGAATTCGAGCGGTCGGTGGCCCTCCTGAAAGAAGAAGAAGGCGAGGTTTCCATTTCGGAGGTTCTTCTGTCCGGCATGGTCCCCGAATCCTGCGTTTTTCTTGCCGACAAGACGGGAACACCGCTGCCGGTCCGCGTCGTCCCGGCCTTTCCGGGCGCCGAACTTTCGCAGGAATCTTCTCAGGCCTTGACGAGCGGTTCCTTCACCGCGCTCGCGGGCTTCATGTCCGGCGTTCCGCAGGGCGATTTGACGCCGCCGGCTTTGCGGATCCGGCGCCGGTTCGAGCAAAGAATCCGGGCGGGGACGATCCTCATGGGCCAGCTTCTTTTTGCGGCGGTCATTCTCGGGGGCGTCTTCCTCAAGGGGCTTCATGAAAAGACGGGCCATGAAAAAGCACTGTTTGCCAAGGTCAAAGCCACCGAAAAAGACGCTAAGGATGTGGAAACTTCGCTTATGATCCTCAAGGAAATCAAAAAGCGGATGAACGACCGCGGGAATCTGCTGCAATCCATTCTGGACATGAGCAAGGCGACACCGGCGCCCGTTCAGTGGGAAGCGCTGACCTACACCAAGGGCGAGGGCGTCGAATTGAAGGGCTTCTCGCAGGAAATGCCCGAAGTCTTCAAGATGGTGACCGAGCTCGAAAAGTCCGGCCTTTTTTTGCAGGCCAAGCCCCAGCACGTGGCAAAACGCAAAACGGAAAACCAAAGCGACGTCACCGCATTCGAAATCAACGCTCCTTTTTTCCAGGCCGCGGAGGACCATGCGTCTCATTCCTGATTTCTCGAATATCCAGCTCTCGCGGCGCGAGAAAATAATGATCCTGGCGGGAGCCCTTGTGGTGAGCCTCGTGGCCGCGGACAGGCTCGTGTGGTCGCCATGGCGTCAGTACGGCCGGAAACTCGACAAGAGCCTCTCGGAGCTCTCGATGCAGGCCCAAGGCCAGGAGATGCTGCTTTCGAGGCAGGCGAGCGTGCGCGCGGAGGTCGCGGCCTATAAAGATTTCATCCATCCGAGCCGTTCTCCTGAGCTGGAAATGGCGGAGTTCTTGAGGGAAATCGAAGAGCTCGGCCGCCAGAGCAATGTCAGTCTTCCGGAAATTAAGCCTCTTCCCACGAATGCGTCTCAATATTTTACCGAGTTCGGTCTGGAAGTGCGTTTCGAGGCGGGGCTTTTGGACTGGATGAAATTCGTTTATCAGACGGAATCGTCCCATTCCCTTTTCGTCATCGATAAAGCGTCCGCCGCCCGCGCGGATGCGAACTCGGAAATGCTGAAAGGCTCCATGCAGATACGGAAAATGGTCCTCAACGACGATTCGATCGAGGCCTTGAAATGACGGCGCGCGCGCTTGGCGTCCTGGCCGTGGCGGCGGCTTTTCTGTGTTCGCCGCGGGCCCTCTCCGCGGAGGAAAAAAGCCCTCACGATTACGTGACGGTCAAATCGCAGGAAGGCCTTACCTTCAACGTGCCGGAAGACTGGCCGGTCGAAAAAAGAGGCAGCACCGTCGGACCTGTGCCGGTCGAGGAATATCTGGCCATGAAGTTTGCGAAGGTGAACGAGAGAATCGACGCGCTTGAAAAGCGGGTATCCCAACTTGAGTCCGAAGAAGAGAAACGCAAACATGCGGCGCGGCAAAAAATGCTCGGCAGCGAACCTGCCGTAGAAAAATCATCCGAGGAAGAAAAATCATGAGCCGAAAACTCTTTCCTGAAGCGGCGGGAGCCGTCTGTCTTGCTCTCCTTGTTTTCCTGGGCCCGGCCTGTTCGCGCCGGAAACCTCCCGCGGATACAGGCGCGGGGAAAAGCGCTGCGGAAAGCCAGCGCAGCGCGGCCGCGCCGGACGCCGACAAGGAAATCGCCGGCGAAATTTTCGGGGTCCCCGTTCCCGCCGGAAATTACTATTTTGCCAAGCAGGTGCACAGCACTTTCCAGGGGCCCGGGGAGAAGGAAATGACCCCGGAGCAGAAAGAAAAATTTATCTGGCACAACCTCATTCTTCATTATGAGGCAACCCGGCGCGGCATCGCGCCCACAGCCGATGAAATGAAGCAGTGGATCGACAGCGTTTTCCAGGCGCTCGACCTGAAAATAAAACCTTCCGAAAATTCGGCCGCGTATAAAAGCTGGGTTGAAACGACGTTGAAATCGAACGTCGAATTTTTTGAAAACCAAATGCGTTATCTGGCGACGATCGAGAAGCTGCGGCGGGAAGTCGTTCCGGACATGACCGTGCAAGTCAGCGACGAAGAGATCCGGAAAGAATTCTCGAACGTGGAAAACCACGTCGGAGGGGAATACCTCCTCTTCGATAAGAAGGAAGAGGCGCAGGCTTTTTACGAAGCGCACCAGTCTGAAAAGGAATGGGAAGCCTATAAGAAAGATCATGCGGACGCGATCCGGCCTTTTGCCCTCATCACCGAGCAGGCCATCATCGATTTGTGGGGCGTGCCTCAGGAGCAGATCGACGCTTTCCACGCATTGCCGCTGGGAACGGTCGGGGAACCGCTGCCTTTCGGGCAAAAGTGGGGTGTTTTCCGTCTTTTGCAAAAACGCGAGGCCGACCCGTCCAAGCTCGACGACAAACTGAAGGAAGATTACCGCAAGCGCGTTGAAATGAAAAAGAAGTTTGCGGCGCGCGACGAATGGCTCGAGCACATCGACGAACGCGCGAATCTGAAAGTTTATCTGAAACCCCAGGCCGCTGAGGCGGCGCAAAACTCCGCTGCCGCACCTTCCGCGGGAACCGCCTCCTGATCCCGCACGGCGGCAGAGATCCCGGCGAAGTAACGTCCTTGTTTCCCGAGGGCGATTTTGCTACAATTCCGCGCTATGCCTTCTAAACCGCTGACATTCCAAGAGTTAATTCAAAAGCTGAACGAATTCTGGGGCAAAAAAGGCTGCCTTATTGCCCAGCCCTACGACCTGGAAGTGGGCGCCGGCACGTTTTCTCCGCATACCTTTTTGAGGGCGCTCGGCCCCGAGCCCTGGAATGCCGCTTACGTCGAGCCTTCGCGCCGCCCGACCGACGGCCGTTACGGCGAGAACCCTCACCGCACGCAGCACTACTATCAATATCAGGTCATCCTGAAACCCGCGCCGCAGAATTCTCAGGAGCTGTATCTCGAAAGCCTGAAGGCCGTGGGCATTGACCCGCTTTCCAACGACATCCGTTTTGTGGAAGACGACTGGGAATCACCGACGCTCGGCGCCTGGGGCCTGGGCTGGGAAGTGTGGCTGAACAGCCAGGAAATCACGCAGTTCACGTATTTCCAGCAATGCGGCTCGATCGACCTCGACGTCATTTCCACCGAAATCACGTACGGCCTCGAACGCATCGCCATGTTCCTGCAGAAAAAACATTCCATGTTCGACATCGAATGGGTGGAAGGCGTGACCTACGGCGACGTGCATCACCAGGGCGAGCGCGAATTTTCCAAATTCAATTTCGAGGCGTCGAACCCCGAGATGCTGAAGCGCCACTTCGAAGATTACGAAGCGCAGGC contains:
- a CDS encoding type II secretion system F family protein, producing the protein MPQFRFLAKVNPTQTVEDVLEMESREAVLQYLSKMGYTPLKVIQIQSAAPAAGKISGRAVSFHHLQSFTRQFASLIRSQTPVLRALRVLEEQAESPRLKAILNAVLDNMERNGATLSEALRCFPETFPADYVNLINAGELGGAIEEILDKLAEKMDREAALRSKLQSAVVYPAFVGVMGAVTVVVLLVFVMPRILVMLKRLHVELPWPTRALIALTHILTHPFFWAGAAALAILGIIVWKGLSSQAGELFDKLLLRVPVAGRVALYTEMVRFCRSLGLLMDHGVLIIQALEASIAVVGNRWIRSQLETLPKMVREGHLLTEGMKKLPLASPYLLQTLKVGEEGGRMPEGLLEAANFLEREAVSRMQVLASLLEPVMILAVGAVVGFIVMATMLPIFEISSSIR
- a CDS encoding PilN domain-containing protein produces the protein MVAKIKAPAVPGSPRFGAWFRRPLKTSRSPLVVLSMHGTSVKVLAAAGTPEKPRIALAKIPMPSDGSEEEAVTQLRQFLSAHGIKEPRIIISCASSFVRAAQLKLPSTDMKELRTMVDLEVEKSSPEAKDETLSYFSLLASRPDGYSQVFVVTCHADIARKGVSLVERLGGRLTHVTCDLDGFLIWLREIKKGKKDADAWIILVDVDNDCTTLTVLHKKKVILHRCLSFGAQDPACEDKLSQEFERSVALLKEEEGEVSISEVLLSGMVPESCVFLADKTGTPLPVRVVPAFPGAELSQESSQALTSGSFTALAGFMSGVPQGDLTPPALRIRRRFEQRIRAGTILMGQLLFAAVILGGVFLKGLHEKTGHEKALFAKVKATEKDAKDVETSLMILKEIKKRMNDRGNLLQSILDMSKATPAPVQWEALTYTKGEGVELKGFSQEMPEVFKMVTELEKSGLFLQAKPQHVAKRKTENQSDVTAFEINAPFFQAAEDHASHS
- the gspG gene encoding type II secretion system major pseudopilin GspG, with protein sequence MEPRKKTAAFFESQRGFTLIELMIVIIIIGALAALAVPRLAGRTEAARQTAAEADIKGNIALALRLYEVDNGRYPSTEQGLHALLEKPSSSPVPANWKGPYLEELPMDPWGKPYDYKYPSTHPPRDFDLASLGPDGVASDDDIANWRQAEASKT
- a CDS encoding glycine--tRNA ligase subunit alpha; translation: MTFQELIQKLNEFWGKKGCLIAQPYDLEVGAGTFSPHTFLRALGPEPWNAAYVEPSRRPTDGRYGENPHRTQHYYQYQVILKPAPQNSQELYLESLKAVGIDPLSNDIRFVEDDWESPTLGAWGLGWEVWLNSQEITQFTYFQQCGSIDLDVISTEITYGLERIAMFLQKKHSMFDIEWVEGVTYGDVHHQGEREFSKFNFEASNPEMLKRHFEDYEAQAKRLIEEKLVLPAYDACLKTSHYFNMLDARGAVSVNERPRYIGRVRAIARACAQGFLESREALGFPMVKKAKSKAAKSAKKKK
- a CDS encoding prepilin-type N-terminal cleavage/methylation domain-containing protein; the protein is MFLGTREKKKTACRFRRCHGTARPRNDVRRGDAGFTLFELLIAMSLMTLALMAVGSVLMGGSRIWQRLECGGSQEQMLLIGFQEMKRDLQSYHAFVPVPFDGQYERVTFPALVRAETEEESELREPGRLAYFFDKRKGLLCKSSTPYRTLRQTRPEDQCVVLAENVDKVSLKYYHYDAEQKSFGWSGTWRDQEPPLSVAVEVVYHDSCTLEKRKKGVEIAIPTGPIG
- a CDS encoding type II secretion system protein, translated to MPRAGRKKGWLNCRGMTLIEVLVSLVILSTATVFVLGALVKAAEVQRVQECRSKAQFFALSKFAALEMRVLPPQKIDEKQKGRFQDGKDAFEWDVQNSVEAGETQDENGEALQTPLILKRELHVSWNQGEEKNSMSFQTLSWYRPPAE
- a CDS encoding ATPase, T2SS/T4P/T4SS family, producing the protein MKSRMKIGQHLVEKGLITEDQLKQALDAQAKKDRFLGEIFVENGWVTEEQLMESLAEQFKMQLVRLAETAVDPKLKEVFPLKVALHYKVMPLELKGTQLTIAIAAPQDILLLDHVSLALRQKYVLNAVLATGHEIDKAISRFYGLGAETVDRILLREGQPQAQASAEPAVQDIQKSEEASVVKLVNQFLLEAYQRRATDIHLEPFRDKIRLRYRVDGVLETADLPDTMRRFFPAIISRIKVLSGLNLVEKRAPQDGRGSVTVGSQKLDLRVSVLPSSAGEGVVIRILPNAMLYNLSELGLERRNLEIMQKMLAKPYGLMFVTGPTGSGKTTTLYSALKQINTEERKIITIEDPVEYELPGIMQVPVNPQVGMGFAQGLRSMLRHDPDVMMVGEVRDVETAELAIRIALTGHLVLSTLHTNDAASGFARLTDMGIPPYLLASSVSCLVAQRLIRKICDKCRQEVPGVVPRSFHGEGCNACHRTGYNGRMAIYEVLPVTAEIKKLVLQKASVDEIRQLAVDQGMTSLQTEGWAKVKEGLTSPEEVLRITSNETMEI
- the atpD gene encoding F0F1 ATP synthase subunit beta, which gives rise to MDDSKSGKKLNGWVAGVEGPVVEVKFDAGQALPAIFEILETDTKDGRRVVLEVAEHSKGNIVRCIAMSSTLNLQRSAPVRRAGPSIEVPVGAECFGRIMNVLGEPIDKRGRIETSETKAIRVHLGGNRLDKKEINVQKAELLETGIKIIDLLFPMVKGSKTGILGGAGLGKSVLILELIQHIAERHHGAFVFTGVGERVREGNELYHEMKTHNLLSRGMLVYGQMNEPPGARFGAASTGITLAESIQKQNRDVLFFVDNIFRFVQAGAEISTLLGRAPSETGYQPTLASEVAEFHERIRAMEGAGSVTSIEAVYVPADDLTDLAVVTIFTYLDSIIVLSRERVQMGLYPCIDPLQSSSSNMAPEIVGSRHYKTAMEVLKTLSRYEELRRIVSVVGVDELSKADRTLYERARKIQNFLTQPFIVAEVFSGTKGVYVTLDQTLAGCERILSGRLDRQPEETFYMIGALT